TCATACTGATCTTAGCATAGTATTAATCAGTAGAGTATATAGGTATAGTCTTGACCACTTTCTTATAAGGCCTTAGGCGATTTTTCTTTCATAATCTGTAGGAaccttttgttctcttttgccCATTGTTTATATATGGAAACCATTTATTGTTAGTACTCAATGGGCCACGAAATTGGGTGTATATAATGCCCTTCAGGCAATGCCTTGGCTGTGGTCTAACTATCCTTCTAGAACAAGATTTATTgggagaattttatttttatttttcgtggatatttttatgctttgtaattctaagataaataaaaatcattcaataaaggttttcataaaaacaccaaatcatataacataataagatttaaagtaaaacaaacaaacaaagcaaaATTTCAGGATGTCAAATGGCCTTTTAGCCTATGGTCAAGCCGGTCACTCCAACTGTCACTTTGGATGTGGCTTCCTCGGATTTATTATCTCTTTCATCACAATCTGCTTCATAACCACTCATCTCATTCTTTATTTGATTCATCCACTCTCTTTGTAATAAGTATGAAAACAGATCATTGTATGTGGTGAAACATTTCTCTCTATGATGTAAAAATAGATCTCTTGGATCTGCTGTAGAGAATGTCTTTTCAAGTAATTCCTCATCTGTTAACTTTTCACCACATAATATCAGGTTATGAGCTATTTCGGACAGGGTATAATTATATTCTTCCACGGACCCATAGTCCCGGAATCTGAGGCTCATCCACTCATGCCTTATCTTTGGTAATAACACCTTAGTGTATCTGGACATTAATTCTGTCCAGAGGCATCGGGGGCTCTCTATATCTCGGTACTGATTTCTCAGTTCCTCAATGAGATGATGGCTCATTACTGTTAATGCCATTTCGTTCTTGGTTCCATGATCATCCTTGATGATACATTTCCCAAGACCCTATGTCCATAGTATATATGAGATATTCATTGCCCATCCTAGATAATTTTCTCCAGAAATTTCTAGGGTATCATAATCCAAGGttgacatctgaatcatatcaatcaatcaatcaattcatgcattcaaataatcaatcaaacatgaaaatacttttagaaattttatcacTCAATATATCAATGGTTCAcaccaaccaaaacaaaaatttctaacaattatttaatcAATCAACATGAAATATCCATTTAAgcaatcaatgatcaatggtgaGCATTCTAGCAATATTCCTATTTCAGATTCAGTATGGAATATGCAATTTAACATAAGCTGAAAACTTTTcagaaaaggaaattttttataaaaggaaactttctattttttcagaaaagaaaactttctatttttttcagaaaatgaaattttctattttagaataaagaaaatttcaacaaatcaatcaatcaagcAATCAAGAAAATAATTCAGATTTCAGTTTATAGAATTTATAGTTTATGAAATCGACCAAGATGGGTTTAAGGGGTGATCGATTTCTATTGGCTCCgattgatcattcagatcataAGGTTTTCGAGATCCAAGAACActtagtgttttggttttaattgatttaatcaatctcTTATTGAATAAGGAATATTTGTGCTTCTAACAACCTAATGACCGTTTGATCTAGCAACTTAACgggagaactaaaccaaatcaTAATTCCTCAAATTTATTTAAGGATTCAATTGTCCTAGGTTTTTAGgttcatcaaattttaatgttcaatccTTTAACAAACAACCAAATTTGTTTTGATATGGTTCCGATCCAAAGGgtgtttcagattttatttacctttagattggagagaatctgaaactggaccacctagagagaggagagaaaaccGCGAACGGCTTGAACGTCTATCGCGAGCAAGGAACGGGCTGATCGGATCGTCCGGAACCTCTACCGGCTGTTGGATGAACTTTCGGATCGTCTGGTGGCTTATCGGGTGCTGATCAATTCGTCGGATGGTCAGTATGTGTGCTGGTCGGATGAGAATGGAAAGACAGCTAGGGTTTCctttagtaaaaaggaaattgtcaACGCGGATTGAAACGGAGGTGGAGAACGCGTCTGATGTCGGATTGAGACGAGGTTTGCGGcgctggattcttctcgtcgagagcttcaatttgatatatggaACGTCGGCTAAATCCTtatggtttgagagatacgtcgatttgaagttgcgtccgaattagggttttgaatcaaGTTGACGGCGCTTCTTGTAATAGCTCGTGAGAACGCGTCCGGTATCGGATTGCGATGAGGTtgacggcgttggattcgtctcgtcgagatcttgaattggataggtggctcgtcgtctggatccgtcGGGTTGAGGAGATACggtgttttgaattttcgtctgatttctagggtttatgGTGGTTGATGGGAAAAAGGGTTTCAAAATTCACTCAGAGTTTTCTCAAagctctcgtgctgataacgtgttgtaaaacttgtatttctccttattattgatgtgccaataggcatctatatatatatacatgttaccAGGAAtagataaatggaaagatcctatttcctaggaaatacatggaaatagtattatcctaatacaaaacataaatatggtaaagtctaagtcttcctttcttcctCATGCGTCTGGTCCGGTTCGGTATTGTCTGTCCGGTACGTCCGCCTGGTACTGTCCGGTACGGTTCGGTTATGTCCGTCCatccaatggtttataacaGATTGGGTTTAGATTCGTGtttatttgcttttttttttaattcttatgTGAGATGTAATAATAGGATAAAATGTATAATAGTGTGtatgtgttttcttaaaaaatgttATCTTGTTTAGATTCCGTAAACATGCATAATTTGATTGTTTGAATTTGTTTAATGCGATGATGCTctcttaatattaaaaaaaaaagaaataaccaAATCAATTAAATTAGTAGTTAACATATTTTGTCCTACACGTACGTGTCCTATGGTTAGATTGTGTCATCTATGGTTAGATTGTGTCATGAATACTATTTATTGAATATGTAAAGTTTTGATTAATATTGAGCTGAAACATTAATGAATGAAATCTTGTACTTTTACTTTGGGAGAAAGCTAAAAACTATGGACTGAAACTGAATCACAACATTTTTAACTGAGAGAGAAGGGTTCGATCTACGGATCTTATATAAAGGAAGGGTAGGGTCTTCGCTTCACTTTATCATCGGCGTTcgtgaaaaaaaaagtatacaaAAAAGTTCAGTTTTCTCTCTTAATTTTTTCATCATCTCCACTCGAAtccggaagaagaagaaagacacccagaataagagaaaaagagatgTCTTCGCCGAGCAAACGCAGAGAAATGGATATGATGAAGCTGTActttcacttcttcttcttatatatatattaaaaaaaaaagagttagtTTTGATTTGATGTTGATATTGTTGGAAGGATGATGAGCGATTATAAAGTGGAGACGATCAACGATGGCATGCAGGAGTTCTTTGTTGAATTCAACGGTCCCAAAGACAGTAAGATTTCATCACCTTTTTTTTCTGTATCTTTGAATGATCTTTTAATCAATCACTGGTGCTTCTGCTGATTATTATTGATGATGGGGTTTTTAATACGTCCATGATTTTTGTTGCTCTGATCTGGTGTTGATGTTGATAGGTCTGTATGAAGGAGGAGTGTGGAAGATAAGGGTTGAGCTACCAGATGCTTATCCTTACAAATCTCCTTCCGTTGGTTTCATCACCAAGATTTATCATCCTAACGTTGATGAACTGTCAGTTTCATTCTTTTCCATTATTATTGGACACTGCCTCCTCATCTTGagagtctctttttttttgttattgcaGGTCCGGTTCTGTTTGTTTAGATGTGATCAACCAGACTTGGAGTCCTATGTTTGGTCAGTGCCAATTTTAAAAGTTCCAATTATTGTTGTTTTGAAGATTTGTTTTTtacttaactttttttttaaaatgttttggttttgttgtttTCCTTTAGACCTTGTGAATGTGTTTGAGACATTTCTTCCTCAGCTTCTTTTGTATCCAAACCCATCTGATCCTTTGAATGGGGAAGCTGCTGCTTTGATGATGCGTGACCGTCCTACTTATGAACTACGAGTTAAAGGTAAATCCAACCATATTCTTCTACTGTTGTTAGGAGATCAAGTCTAAATTCTAAAACAAAACTGTTATTTTCttggatgatttttttttcttttatttgatgTGAGGTCAAGTATTTAAGATTACTTTCATAAATATCTTGAACTTGTTTGAGATTTACCATTCTTTAAGCTAAATGCTACTCTAGAATCATTTGTGTTTCTTTATTCTAATGGAAGCTTTTGCTTAGTTTATGTGAACTGAAATTTAGTAACTCTCGCAGCTTATGTGATAATTTGCACTATGTAAATCCGTCTTTTATTTGCTCGTTAGAAATCTCATGATGAAGATATTGTTTCTGGTCATATTAAAGTTTAGGATCGTTATGTTCTAGTTATTAACTGAAGAGGTGATAACATATGATGGTAAAGACTTAACCATAGGCAGGCTTAGTCAACGCAAAAATTGAAGGAAGTTTGATGGGTGGGTGGTCATTTTGGTTGTGTGATGTTTTGGTTTAATGTTTCAGAATACTGTGAGAAGTATGCAAAAGCAGGGGAAGGTTCAGAAGATGAGTCTAGCGATGAAGAATTAAGTGAAGAGGAATATGGTTCCggtgaggatgaagatgatgatgcaatTGCAGGCCAACCAGATCCTTAAACCAAGATTTGGTAGAGCTATATGATGTTTGATCATCAATTTTATGTATGCTTATAAGTTAACCGAACTGTGAAATCTGCTGTTTCTCCCTTTTATGTTTGTTCCACCTGTTTAGATTTACCGGTCCGGACGTTTGTGTACATTATTAGACCGAACCGGATTCTCAAATCTTCCCGATTTCAAATAAACAGATCACTAGATATTgatccgcgcttcaaaagcgcagattttttttttaaattataaatagtttcccgatttaaagatattttttttaagtttcgcGTTTGAGTTATttcttttttgggttttgatttggattttaggtaaaatatcaaaattttaaaaatatatttgaagtaTTAGGATAAAATTTAGGGTATTTTCGGTTTCTCAGTCTGATTTCaagtaaaattttgatatttggatttttttgggttttattttgtttttgagttttttcgtgttttatatattttgggttttcagatatttctagtctttttttgggttttaaataCTTGAACTAATCCAAACCTATTATATACCCAAAAATACAGGTATTTAACATGTGTGAATTATATACCCCAACCGACTTTTAATCAGAAATAATCGTTCTAAATCtaaattaaacttttttaattCTTACTTAGATTCAAATATCTAGGATCTAAAAGATCTG
The sequence above is drawn from the Raphanus sativus cultivar WK10039 chromosome 7, ASM80110v3, whole genome shotgun sequence genome and encodes:
- the LOC108818477 gene encoding ubiquitin-conjugating enzyme E2 4-like, translated to MSSPSKRREMDMMKLMMSDYKVETINDGMQEFFVEFNGPKDSLYEGGVWKIRVELPDAYPYKSPSVGFITKIYHPNVDELSGSVCLDVINQTWSPMFDLVNVFETFLPQLLLYPNPSDPLNGEAAALMMRDRPTYELRVKEYCEKYAKAGEGSEDESSDEELSEEEYGSGEDEDDDAIAGQPDP